A genomic window from Nocardioides sp. BP30 includes:
- a CDS encoding phage major capsid protein: MPEALTLDGEAIPQRLDIDIVRSRDVRTELRAAEPAEDGTDPQDAGPGTLVGEFSLFNEWYEINSYWEGHFIERLAPGAFKRTITNRTDQSPVRVILEHGFDPTVADKPLGVPSVLEERSSGVYAETPLFDTSYNRDLAPALAGGAYGQSFRFQPLRDEFIEPDSDGWEDTGNPAWAALPQRTITEVRLIEFGPTIWPASPATNGVTGLRSTTDQFYEQLARRDTVAYEAAIRSVRGSRAPAPRAPEPEGTSQRTTEDPHAGHSKATPAPAEQAARSKAADPPPVKHSTATTPNPSRKDTVMANMTIEERAARMTDIDARLTEINTEHRGGALPDDVQAEWDTLATERAGHVEATEAQTKREEYLRSIADNPSAGESHDAPAARSAAFGAPNVRKVVDPYDLNAMRTKARSLDELHGLMHENAMRAVESARFPGVEDRSAAQATVVDLLQRVDAPDVLAQRILSTGSPAYERAFGKAISKKPLSAEEQRALSLGSDEDGGYAVPFQLDPTVILTNDGVTNPLRGLARVVQITGKKWEGLTSAGITVTRKGETDEANDDSPSFDQPVVDTSRVDGFVPFSVALEQSWAALRDELTMMLADAKATEEATSFVTGAGTAVTGGGTLPQGVLTGATNLVQTGSATALARTDLFAVKNALPHRFRNNAQWLAEDSFYDAVRGLDEDGDIWAALADDKGQRLLGKPVNEASAIPAFALTAGKKVAVYGDFQRGFIIVDRIGMSVELVPQVFGANGRPTGQRGIFAWWFNGSKVLVPQALRTLQIKAS, from the coding sequence ATGCCTGAGGCACTGACACTGGATGGCGAGGCAATCCCGCAGCGCCTCGACATCGACATCGTCCGCAGTCGCGACGTCCGCACCGAGCTGCGTGCCGCCGAGCCGGCCGAGGACGGCACCGACCCGCAGGACGCCGGCCCCGGCACACTGGTCGGCGAGTTCTCGCTGTTCAACGAGTGGTACGAGATCAACTCCTACTGGGAGGGCCACTTCATCGAGCGGCTGGCGCCCGGGGCGTTCAAGCGCACGATCACCAACCGCACCGATCAGTCGCCAGTGCGGGTGATCCTCGAACACGGCTTCGACCCCACCGTCGCCGACAAGCCGCTCGGTGTGCCCAGCGTGCTCGAGGAGCGGTCGAGCGGCGTGTACGCCGAAACCCCGCTGTTCGACACCTCCTACAACCGCGACCTGGCCCCGGCACTCGCGGGCGGCGCCTACGGGCAGTCGTTCCGCTTCCAGCCGCTGCGCGACGAGTTCATCGAGCCGGACTCCGACGGCTGGGAGGACACCGGCAACCCCGCGTGGGCCGCGTTGCCGCAGCGCACCATCACCGAGGTCCGACTGATCGAGTTCGGGCCCACCATCTGGCCGGCCTCCCCCGCCACGAACGGCGTCACAGGCCTGCGGTCCACCACGGACCAGTTCTACGAGCAGCTCGCTCGCCGCGACACCGTCGCCTACGAGGCTGCCATCCGAAGCGTCCGGGGTTCGCGCGCCCCGGCCCCGAGGGCTCCCGAGCCCGAGGGCACCAGCCAGCGCACCACCGAGGACCCGCACGCCGGGCACTCCAAGGCCACCCCTGCACCCGCCGAGCAGGCGGCCCGCAGCAAGGCCGCGGACCCGCCTCCGGTCAAGCACTCCACGGCAACCACACCCAACCCGTCCAGGAAGGACACCGTCATGGCGAACATGACCATCGAAGAGCGTGCGGCTCGGATGACCGACATCGACGCTCGACTCACCGAGATCAACACCGAGCACCGCGGCGGCGCGCTGCCCGACGACGTTCAGGCCGAGTGGGACACCCTCGCCACCGAGCGCGCCGGCCACGTCGAGGCCACCGAGGCGCAGACCAAGCGCGAGGAGTACCTGCGCTCGATCGCGGACAACCCCTCCGCAGGCGAGTCGCACGACGCGCCGGCCGCTCGCAGTGCCGCGTTCGGTGCTCCCAACGTGCGCAAGGTGGTCGACCCGTACGACCTCAACGCGATGCGGACCAAGGCCCGCAGCCTCGACGAGCTGCACGGCCTGATGCACGAGAACGCGATGCGGGCCGTGGAGTCGGCACGCTTCCCGGGCGTCGAGGACCGCTCGGCCGCGCAGGCGACAGTCGTCGACCTGCTCCAGCGGGTCGACGCCCCCGACGTGCTCGCCCAGCGGATCCTTTCGACCGGCTCGCCGGCCTACGAGCGGGCCTTCGGCAAGGCGATCAGCAAGAAGCCGCTCTCGGCCGAGGAGCAGCGTGCGCTCTCCCTCGGCTCGGACGAGGACGGCGGCTACGCAGTGCCCTTCCAGCTCGACCCGACAGTGATCCTCACCAACGACGGTGTGACCAACCCGCTTCGTGGGCTGGCGCGGGTCGTGCAGATCACCGGCAAGAAGTGGGAGGGCCTCACCTCGGCCGGCATCACCGTCACCCGCAAGGGAGAGACCGACGAGGCCAACGACGACAGCCCTTCGTTCGACCAGCCGGTCGTCGACACCTCCCGTGTCGACGGGTTCGTGCCGTTCTCGGTCGCTCTGGAGCAGTCCTGGGCGGCCCTGCGCGACGAGCTCACCATGATGCTCGCCGACGCCAAGGCCACCGAGGAGGCGACGTCGTTCGTCACCGGCGCCGGCACGGCCGTCACCGGTGGCGGCACCCTGCCCCAGGGCGTCCTGACCGGCGCCACCAACCTCGTGCAGACCGGCTCGGCCACCGCCCTGGCCCGCACGGACCTGTTCGCGGTGAAGAACGCCCTGCCGCACCGCTTCCGCAACAACGCGCAGTGGCTGGCCGAGGACTCGTTCTACGACGCGGTCCGCGGCCTCGACGAAGACGGCGACATCTGGGCGGCGCTGGCCGACGACAAGGGTCAGCGGCTGCTCGGTAAGCCGGTCAACGAGGCCAGCGCCATTCCGGCGTTCGCTCTCACCGCTGGGAAGAAGGTCGCCGTCTACGGCGACTTCCAGCGAGGGTTCATCATCGTGGACCGCATCGGCATGAGCGTCGAGCTCGTCCCGCAGGTCTTCGGCGCCAACGGTCGCCCGACCGGCCAGCGCGGCATCTTCGCCTGGTGGTTCAACGGGTCCAAGGTGCTCGTGCCCCAGGCGCTGCGGACCCTGCAGATCAAGGCCAGCTGA
- a CDS encoding phage portal protein gives MKLWEQLLARPSAADQARGLSLDELIGAFTDPQTGLLNTSWGNLSDEELVTSVEQAYRENGPVFALIVARMQIFSQARFQWTRSTDGSPSDLFGTPDLQVLEFPWHGARTSALLNRMELDASTAGNFFGRRLRRGNRQRGTFEDRMVRLRPQWTTILLGSLEDAENPWEAADVEVAGYLYKPNGDAGQTVVLGRDEVAHYAPLPDPVANFRGMSWITPSMTTVKADSASEVHRFKFFENAATPNLAIKFDPSVTVDQVKQFKQMLEDEHRGRFNAYKTMFLGGGADPIAIGKDFQQMAFVDVQAKGETRLAADAGVPPSWVGFSEGLQGSALNAGNFAAARRRFGDGTLQHLWECAATALEVVLERPASQGNQAPARLTHDPRSIPFLREDMKDLAAARQQDATTMQSLIHAGFEPDSVVAAMTTSDWSKLKHSGLVSVQLQKPGENPTGQTTNQPTEQGGSDA, from the coding sequence GTGAAGCTGTGGGAGCAGCTCCTGGCGCGCCCATCCGCCGCCGACCAGGCCCGCGGTCTGAGCCTCGACGAGCTGATCGGGGCGTTCACCGACCCGCAGACTGGGCTGCTGAACACCAGCTGGGGCAACCTGTCCGACGAGGAGCTCGTCACCAGCGTCGAGCAGGCGTACCGCGAGAACGGGCCGGTGTTCGCGCTGATCGTGGCGCGGATGCAGATCTTCTCGCAGGCGCGTTTCCAGTGGACCCGCTCGACTGACGGCAGTCCCTCGGATCTGTTCGGTACGCCGGACCTGCAGGTGCTGGAGTTCCCCTGGCACGGCGCCCGTACGTCGGCACTGCTCAACCGGATGGAGCTTGACGCCTCCACGGCCGGCAACTTCTTCGGCCGCCGGCTGCGCCGCGGGAATCGCCAGCGCGGCACGTTCGAGGACCGCATGGTCCGGCTCCGCCCGCAGTGGACAACGATCCTCCTCGGCTCACTGGAGGATGCGGAGAACCCGTGGGAGGCCGCCGACGTCGAGGTCGCCGGCTACCTCTACAAGCCGAACGGCGACGCCGGTCAGACCGTCGTGCTCGGCCGCGACGAGGTCGCGCACTATGCGCCGCTGCCGGACCCGGTCGCGAACTTCCGTGGGATGTCGTGGATCACGCCGTCGATGACCACGGTGAAGGCCGACAGCGCGTCGGAGGTGCACCGGTTCAAGTTCTTCGAGAACGCCGCGACGCCGAACCTGGCGATCAAGTTCGACCCGTCGGTCACCGTCGACCAGGTCAAGCAGTTCAAGCAGATGCTTGAGGACGAGCACCGCGGCCGGTTCAACGCCTACAAGACGATGTTCCTCGGCGGCGGGGCCGACCCGATCGCTATCGGCAAGGACTTCCAGCAGATGGCGTTCGTGGACGTCCAGGCCAAGGGCGAGACCCGGCTGGCTGCGGATGCCGGCGTACCACCGTCATGGGTCGGCTTCTCCGAGGGATTGCAGGGCTCGGCGCTGAACGCGGGCAACTTCGCTGCGGCCCGCCGACGCTTCGGTGACGGCACGCTGCAGCACCTGTGGGAGTGCGCCGCGACCGCGCTCGAGGTCGTGCTGGAGCGACCGGCCTCCCAGGGCAACCAGGCGCCGGCCCGGCTGACGCACGACCCGCGGTCGATCCCGTTCCTGCGCGAGGACATGAAGGATCTCGCGGCGGCACGTCAGCAGGACGCCACGACCATGCAGAGCCTCATCCACGCCGGGTTCGAGCCCGACTCCGTCGTCGCCGCGATGACGACGAGCGACTGGTCGAAGCTCAAGCACTCCGGGCTGGTCAGCGTCCAACTGCAGAAGCCCGGCGAGAACCCCACCGGCCAGACCACCAACCAGCCCACCGAGCAAGGAGGCAGTGATGCCTGA
- a CDS encoding DUF3850 domain-containing protein, with amino-acid sequence MTEHILKVVAPYFDAVADGSKTFEVRKNDRAYQRGDTLVLWEYDDSGPGRPCQRWNCPECNPRHVRKVVTFVYSGDPRFGGIEPGTVVLALGDPSSLPSEAGGGRG; translated from the coding sequence ATGACTGAACACATCCTCAAGGTGGTCGCTCCGTACTTCGACGCAGTGGCCGATGGCTCGAAGACGTTCGAGGTTCGCAAGAACGATCGCGCCTACCAGCGCGGGGACACGCTCGTGCTCTGGGAGTACGACGACAGCGGCCCGGGGCGACCGTGCCAGCGCTGGAACTGCCCCGAATGCAATCCGAGGCACGTCCGCAAGGTAGTCACGTTCGTCTACAGCGGCGATCCCAGGTTCGGCGGGATCGAGCCCGGAACAGTCGTCCTCGCCCTCGGCGACCCGTCGAGCCTTCCGTCCGAGGCGGGTGGCGGCCGTGGCTGA
- a CDS encoding DNA methyltransferase: MTTPFYQDKLVTLLQGDSLDVLTADTLGYDYRLGYAPPAIASNSVDAVVTDPPYGLEFMGRDWDAPWRETDVNADAGFKGGGIAQTRGLPSFTGSTNPKCLRCKGTRRGRRDGTAKVAVCLCEDGGQFPNVRAVEMRAFGEWCQLWAVECLRVLRPGGHMLAFGGTRTWHRLAAAVEDAGFEIRDSIAWMYGSGFPKSLDVSKAIDKAARGVPQGGMDATSPNHGKYRTTATEGKRWDGDSGHGYGAGGSRFLADGMASGSASAPAASGDAAAVSEATPWVGWGTALKPAFEPIVVARKPLAGTVAANVLAYGTGALNIDGCRIEAHDSQLAEKYASVQHAGSRENSVYGTDNRSRAGSVPHAGGRFPANVVLDESQASVLDQQSGESRSRAGSPRGAAAGDGWGVTATGAEYDDLGGASRFFYVAKADSAERVRVNGVAHPTVKPIDLMRWLARLVTPSGGTVLEPFAGSGTTVEACLLEGFRCIAIEREADYLPLIRQRIDRRRDPVAAVRGQGEDGGLFDLLDGEVSA, encoded by the coding sequence GTGACGACGCCGTTCTACCAGGACAAGCTGGTGACGCTGCTTCAGGGCGACAGCCTCGACGTGCTCACCGCCGACACCCTCGGCTACGACTACCGGCTGGGCTACGCGCCGCCCGCGATCGCAAGCAATTCGGTCGACGCTGTCGTGACGGACCCGCCCTACGGCCTCGAGTTCATGGGCCGGGACTGGGACGCCCCGTGGCGCGAGACCGACGTGAACGCAGACGCCGGCTTCAAGGGCGGCGGGATCGCGCAGACCCGCGGACTGCCATCGTTCACCGGGTCGACCAACCCGAAGTGCCTGCGCTGCAAGGGCACTCGTCGCGGCCGACGTGACGGTACTGCCAAGGTCGCGGTGTGCCTGTGCGAAGACGGCGGGCAGTTCCCCAATGTCCGAGCCGTGGAGATGCGCGCGTTCGGCGAGTGGTGCCAGCTCTGGGCGGTCGAGTGCCTTCGAGTACTCCGTCCCGGCGGTCACATGTTGGCCTTCGGCGGCACTCGGACCTGGCACCGCCTCGCTGCCGCGGTCGAGGACGCCGGGTTCGAGATCCGTGACTCGATCGCGTGGATGTACGGGTCGGGCTTCCCGAAGTCGTTGGACGTCTCGAAGGCCATCGACAAGGCCGCGCGCGGGGTTCCGCAGGGCGGAATGGACGCGACCTCGCCGAATCACGGCAAGTACCGAACAACGGCAACGGAGGGAAAGCGATGGGACGGCGATTCTGGTCATGGCTACGGAGCTGGCGGAAGCCGGTTCCTGGCGGATGGGATGGCAAGTGGCTCGGCTTCGGCGCCTGCGGCGTCTGGGGATGCCGCCGCTGTAAGTGAGGCCACCCCGTGGGTGGGCTGGGGTACGGCACTCAAGCCGGCGTTCGAGCCGATCGTGGTTGCCCGCAAGCCGCTCGCCGGCACGGTTGCCGCGAACGTGCTTGCCTACGGAACTGGCGCGCTGAACATCGACGGCTGCCGGATCGAGGCCCACGACTCACAGCTCGCGGAGAAGTACGCCAGCGTGCAGCACGCGGGCAGCCGCGAGAACAGCGTCTACGGGACGGACAACCGGTCCCGGGCTGGATCAGTCCCACATGCTGGGGGCCGCTTCCCGGCCAACGTCGTGCTGGACGAGTCGCAGGCTTCCGTGCTGGATCAGCAGAGCGGGGAATCCCGGTCTCGTGCCGGTAGTCCGCGCGGCGCCGCAGCTGGCGACGGATGGGGTGTGACGGCGACCGGTGCCGAGTACGACGACCTCGGCGGCGCGTCGCGGTTCTTCTATGTAGCGAAGGCCGATAGCGCCGAGCGGGTGAGGGTGAATGGCGTCGCGCACCCGACCGTGAAGCCGATCGATCTGATGCGTTGGCTGGCCCGGCTGGTCACACCGTCGGGTGGCACGGTGTTGGAGCCGTTCGCGGGGTCGGGCACGACGGTCGAGGCGTGCCTGCTTGAGGGCTTCCGGTGTATCGCGATCGAGCGGGAGGCCGACTACCTGCCGTTGATCCGCCAGCGCATCGACCGTCGCCGCGACCCCGTGGCTGCGGTGCGTGGCCAGGGCGAAGACGGCGGCCTGTTCGACCTCCTCGACGGCGAGGTGTCGGCGTGA
- a CDS encoding DNA adenine methylase — MSTVFAYYGSKNSIADEIVSLMPAHRGYIEPFAGSLAVLRAKPAAAFECVNDLDGDVMTFWRVLRDRLEDLERLAALTPHSRAEYEASWPIDTDDDLTRAWRVWVKLSQGRGGQLRPTGWRYHEITRGRGSGMPVTLAGYVGRFAAAADRLRNVSLECLPALELIDRYGRDPETLLYVDPPYLGDTRCRTGYQVEMQHEPEHRELAEALRSCKAMVMLSGYASPLYDDELYTGWHRHEIRAYTGQSNNGAGERTEVLWSNVPLLQHLFMDDPHLNVSTVTIDGGDER; from the coding sequence GTGAGCACGGTGTTCGCCTACTACGGCTCGAAGAACTCGATCGCTGACGAGATCGTGTCGCTGATGCCGGCGCACCGCGGCTACATCGAGCCCTTCGCCGGCAGCCTCGCCGTCTTGCGCGCCAAGCCGGCAGCGGCTTTCGAGTGCGTCAACGACCTGGACGGTGACGTGATGACGTTCTGGCGAGTGCTGCGCGACCGTCTTGAGGATCTCGAGCGGCTGGCGGCGCTCACCCCGCACAGCCGGGCGGAGTACGAGGCCTCGTGGCCGATCGACACCGATGACGACCTCACGCGCGCCTGGCGGGTGTGGGTGAAGCTCTCCCAGGGGCGTGGCGGTCAGCTTCGTCCGACCGGGTGGCGCTACCACGAGATCACCCGCGGTCGCGGGTCCGGGATGCCGGTCACGCTTGCCGGCTACGTCGGCAGGTTCGCCGCCGCGGCGGACCGCCTGCGCAACGTCTCGCTGGAGTGCTTGCCCGCGCTCGAGCTGATCGACCGGTACGGCCGTGACCCGGAGACGCTGCTGTACGTCGACCCGCCGTACCTCGGCGACACCCGCTGCCGGACCGGCTATCAGGTCGAGATGCAGCACGAGCCCGAGCATCGTGAGCTCGCCGAGGCGCTGAGGTCCTGCAAGGCGATGGTGATGCTCTCGGGCTACGCCTCGCCGCTTTACGATGACGAGCTGTACACCGGGTGGCACCGGCACGAGATCCGCGCCTACACCGGCCAGTCCAACAACGGCGCTGGCGAGCGCACCGAGGTCCTGTGGTCCAACGTCCCGCTGCTCCAGCACCTGTTCATGGACGACCCACATCTCAACGTCTCGACGGTGACCATCGACGGCGGTGACGAGCGATGA
- a CDS encoding helix-turn-helix transcriptional regulator, with translation MAGQLLRIEEVSEKTGVPVETLRWWRKRDKGEGPRSGKLGRRVVYYASDVEAWIRSSLGAEEHPDLAPAPPTQLRAI, from the coding sequence ATGGCCGGCCAGCTCCTCCGCATCGAGGAGGTCTCCGAGAAGACGGGGGTTCCTGTCGAGACGCTCCGCTGGTGGCGGAAGCGTGACAAGGGCGAGGGCCCGAGGTCAGGAAAGCTCGGTCGTCGCGTCGTCTACTACGCCTCCGACGTCGAGGCCTGGATCCGGTCGAGCTTGGGCGCTGAGGAGCACCCGGATCTGGCCCCGGCTCCGCCGACACAGCTCCGGGCTATCTGA
- a CDS encoding helix-turn-helix domain-containing protein: MEYFPHGTQTALARAVAAEVRALMAVERISVRELALSAGFRSHNYLAIRLRDEKPLTLDDVEMICAALGEEPTDLLQRAVDQHHARFIEDANRQAEANAVERRRREADEAELSGEAPSLRAVANKGKLEDPGENSI, encoded by the coding sequence ATGGAGTACTTCCCTCACGGCACGCAGACCGCCCTCGCGCGTGCTGTCGCAGCCGAAGTTCGCGCACTGATGGCCGTCGAACGCATTTCCGTGCGCGAACTCGCCCTCTCGGCCGGCTTCCGCTCTCACAACTACTTGGCGATTCGCCTCCGGGACGAGAAGCCGCTGACCCTCGACGACGTCGAGATGATCTGCGCGGCACTCGGCGAGGAGCCCACCGACCTTCTGCAGCGCGCAGTCGACCAGCATCACGCACGCTTCATCGAGGACGCCAACCGCCAGGCTGAAGCCAACGCTGTTGAGCGTCGGCGCCGAGAGGCCGACGAGGCGGAACTGTCAGGGGAGGCGCCTAGCCTCCGTGCCGTTGCCAACAAGGGCAAGCTCGAAGACCCCGGAGAGAACTCGATCTGA
- a CDS encoding ImmA/IrrE family metallo-endopeptidase codes for MRNSYSPWAELSERPEIELKWKPLAGSLLGQYVHDLRRIHLDPCMSRRQARSVLCHELRHADTADEQTECATTTLRQEIRANRIAAKLLVDIEDLGDAMVLHNNHLSAMAVELRVSDAILAVRRDYLTRTEQQYLRRRMREVA; via the coding sequence ATGCGCAACAGCTACAGCCCTTGGGCAGAGCTGTCGGAGCGGCCCGAGATCGAGCTGAAGTGGAAGCCACTCGCCGGCTCGCTCCTCGGCCAGTACGTTCACGACCTGCGGCGCATTCACCTCGACCCATGCATGTCTCGCCGTCAGGCTCGAAGCGTGCTGTGCCATGAGCTCCGACATGCCGACACGGCCGACGAGCAGACCGAGTGTGCGACGACGACCCTGCGGCAGGAGATTCGAGCCAATCGCATAGCGGCGAAGCTTCTAGTTGACATCGAGGATCTTGGCGACGCGATGGTCCTGCACAACAACCACCTGTCGGCCATGGCCGTGGAACTGCGTGTGTCGGACGCGATTCTCGCTGTGCGGCGCGACTACCTGACGAGAACCGAGCAGCAGTATCTCCGCCGACGCATGCGCGAGGTGGCGTGA
- a CDS encoding tetratricopeptide repeat protein yields the protein MNELMAPVVMFPGQGPESAYRTAHDLLSRRFPREALELIEPVLADDPTNTGLRTLQAWAYLQRAQLQKAEEVLRDLVETDPSDAWAQHALGRALERQSRYAEALGPLRLAAVMCEDYDYQAAAYRVEQQLARAAD from the coding sequence ATGAACGAGCTGATGGCACCCGTCGTGATGTTCCCCGGGCAGGGCCCGGAGTCGGCGTACCGGACCGCTCACGATCTGCTGAGCCGCCGGTTCCCGCGGGAGGCGCTCGAGCTGATCGAGCCCGTCCTCGCCGACGATCCCACCAACACCGGCCTGCGCACCCTGCAGGCCTGGGCCTACCTCCAGCGCGCCCAGTTGCAGAAGGCCGAGGAGGTGCTGCGCGACCTGGTCGAGACCGATCCCAGCGACGCGTGGGCGCAGCACGCGCTCGGCCGCGCCCTGGAGCGCCAGAGCAGGTACGCCGAGGCCCTCGGGCCGCTGCGCCTGGCAGCGGTGATGTGCGAGGACTACGACTACCAGGCCGCCGCCTACCGGGTGGAGCAGCAGCTCGCTCGCGCCGCCGACTGA